Sequence from the Sinobacterium caligoides genome:
TTGCGGCGGTTATTTGCGCGTTGGCACCGGGTTCGATGACTCGGTGCAATCAGCGCATCGCTTCACCTCTGCGCATTTGGCCAACGCCAAATCCGGGCCGAAAAAATACTCAAATATCAAGCCTTATAATTTATAAGGTTTTGCCTATAATACGCCCCCTTTGTGCGCGGCGGTCTGTTGCCGCGCCACCGGCCATCGTTGTTCAGCTGTATTAATGGGGAAGCTTTAAGTGATTGTATTTACCATCACCAATCAACACACCAACGAAGTTTATGTTGGCACCGCACGTAACACCGCCGAGGAGAAGTGGAAACAATACCTCTCGTCCACCGCCGCGGGGTTAGATTTCCCCCTGTACAATGACATACGCGACTACGGCAGCGACGCTTTCCAGGTCAGCGAGTGGGCCTTCGCCGATTCCATGGAAGAGCTGACCACACTCAACCGCGAGGCGATGCTGAAGTTCGACGGCATCAGTCTGCGCGGCCATAAGACGGTCAACTCCAGCGTTGTGTTGGCGCCGCAGAACATCGACAAGGCCTCCTCGGTCAGCGGCATGGTCCGCGGCCGCCGCCCCCTCGACAAAAAGGTCCACTCCGAAGCCGCCAAGACCGTCTTCGCCATGCGCGTCAACGGTGTCGGCACCGGCGACGCGGGCAGCAGCACCGCTGCCGGCAACAAGAGCACCACCAACAAGACCGCAGCCAACAAAACCGCAGCCACCGGTAAGGCAACGGCCGCGCCACGCATTGGCAAGCCGGGCAAGACCGCCAAGGCCACGCTGAAGGCACCGAAGATCGCCAGCGGCCGTACCGGTAACAGCATCAAAGAGAAACGTATCAAGGAAGCCATCGCCGCCGAGAAGACGGCGCGGGAAGAGGCCGGTCGTCAGAAAATCGCCGCCGAGGCCGATGAGATGGCCAGCATCCTCGCTCGCCTAGAGAGCCGCGAGGCCACCTCCGTCGCCTACAAGAACCGTCGCCGCTAAGCGGACACCGGGCGGCGGCCTTCTCGCCCCGCCCCTCTTTTTACCCAGCCCTTCTTAGCCGCCTCTTATTACCTGCCTCTGCTTTTATCCTGCAGCTGTGACATTTTTCTTCTATCGATAGCTGCTCACCGCCGCCAGTTTTCGGACCACGAGCCCTCACCTAACCGCCGTCTCGCCATCGAGCAAGCCCAGGGCAACTCTGCCCCCGCCACTTGCTCAGGCCAGCAGCGACAAGGCCGACGCCGACAACTCTATCGGCGTGCGACCCTGCTGCTAAAGCTTTACAGCAGGCAAAAAAAAACACCGACCCGCAGGGGTCGGTGTTTCTAATCCAGCTGAGGCTTAGCTTAAGCGATTAGCAAAGGCCTGCTGAAATACAGGTAGAGTCATCACTACGCGTCCAAATAACTTGGCCGTTTGTTAGCTCTCCGGTTAAAATATATGTCAGGTCGTCAACATCGCTGGTGCCCGTCGCGGTAACCAAAACCTCAGCGTTAGTTGGACCAGCCGTAGTTTCAATGCTATCGAGCATGCCCTGTCCATTACCGGTAGCTATATCAAT
This genomic interval carries:
- a CDS encoding GIY-YIG nuclease family protein → MIVFTITNQHTNEVYVGTARNTAEEKWKQYLSSTAAGLDFPLYNDIRDYGSDAFQVSEWAFADSMEELTTLNREAMLKFDGISLRGHKTVNSSVVLAPQNIDKASSVSGMVRGRRPLDKKVHSEAAKTVFAMRVNGVGTGDAGSSTAAGNKSTTNKTAANKTAATGKATAAPRIGKPGKTAKATLKAPKIASGRTGNSIKEKRIKEAIAAEKTAREEAGRQKIAAEADEMASILARLESREATSVAYKNRRR